The sequence ATCGCCGTCGACCTCGCCACCGCCGAGCGGACACAGGGCGAGCACGGCACCGTGTGCGTAGATGGACGCATGGCGAAGGACTATCGGGGCACGACCGCGATCATCACCGGCGCGAGTGCCGGGCTCGGTGCCGAGTTCGCGACGCAGCTCGCCGCACGCGGCGCGGACGTCGTGCTCGTCGCGCGGCGGGAGGACCGATTGCGCGAGCTCGCGGGCCGGCTCTCGGGGGCGCACGGCGTCACGGCGACGCCGATCGAGCTCGACCTCGCCGAACCGGGCTCGGCGGCCGCGCTGCGCGCGGCGCTCGACGAGCGCGGCATCCGCCCGCAGACGCTCGTGAACAATGCGGGTTTCGGCATGAAAGGTGCGTTCGCGGAAGCGGATGCCTCGCGGGTCGACGAGATGGTCGCGGTGAACGTCGCGGCGCTCGTGAGCCTCACGCGCGAGTTCCTGCCCGACCTCGTGCGCGACGGGCGCGGCGCGCTCGTGAACATCGCGAGCACCGCTGCCTACCAGCCGTGCCCGAACATGGCGGTCTACGGCGCCACCAAGGCGTTCGTGTTGAGCCTCACCGAGGCGCTCGCCTACGAGACGCGAGCGTCGGGACTCGGCGTGCTCGCGCTCAGTCCGGGGGCCACGGCGACCGAGTTCTTCGAGGTCGTCGGCTCGGCGGATGCCGCGGTCGGCCGGTTCCAGACGCCCGACGCGGTGGTGCGGCTCGCGCTGCGCAGACTCGACCGCATGCGCATGCCGTTGAGCGTGGTCTCGGGTGTCGGCAACGCCGTGAACGCGACGCTCGCCCGGTTCATCCCGCGTCGCCTGGCGGTCTCGGTCTCGGGCCGCGTGCTGCGCTGAGGTGCACCGGCCAGCGCCCCGCCGGCGCGCTGCCGGCGCGCTGCCGGCGCGCCGCCGCGCGGTCGCCCTCACTCGGGGCGGTTGCCCGCCGCGCCGTTGATCGTGAACGGCGTGGTCACGCCGTCGTACATGACGTGGGCGACGAGCCCGTCGACCGCGTGGGGGAGCGTGTGGCAGTGGTCGCTCCAGATGCCCGGATTGTCGGCGACGAATGCGATGTCGTAGCGCTCGCCGGGGTGCACGTCGAGCGAGTCGACGACCCACGGGCTGCCGGTCGCGGCGACCCCGTCGCGCGCGAGCACGACGACGTGGTGGCCGTGCAGGTGCATGGGGTGCACGTCGCCCGAATCGTTCCGGAGATGCATGACGACGACATCGCCCTCGCGCACATGGAACATGGGCATGTCGGGAAACATGCGGCCGTTGACGGTCCAGAAGTTCCCGGGACGGCCGTCGATGATGCCGAATCGGCGGGCGATCACGTAGTCGAACGACCTGTCGGGTGCGGCCGGGTCGAAGTCGAGGGGTGCGGCAGCGCCGTAGGCGAGCAGATCGAGAGTATCGGCGGGCTGTGGGGCGTCTGCGGCATCGGTGGCGGCCTCGGTGGCCGGGTCCACATCGCCGATCAGGATGCTCCGGGCGCCGCCCACGTGCAGTCGGGCGGCACCGTGGGGCGGCGCCTGCACCGAGACATCCGCCCGCCCGCCGGCCGGGATGAGCACCCGCTGATCCGTGACCGGCGTGGGCGAGGTCACCTCGTGACCGTCGGTCGCGACGACGGTGAACGGGGCCGCCGACCACACCGATGCCGTGCCCTGGTCCGTGTTGACCACGCGGACGCGCACGCGTTCGCCCGGCGCGACGGCGACGCGCTCGTCGCCGGCGCGCCCGTTGAGGGTGTGCTGCCCGCCGTAGACGTGCAGCAAGGCGGTGACCTCGGGGCTGCCGGCCGGAGCATCCGCTGAACCTGGAGCCGGCGAACGCGGCTCGATGACCACCGCGCCCAGCAGTCCACCGACCACCTGCTCGTGCGAGACCTGGTGCGAGTGGTACCAGTACGTGCCGGCGTCGTCGGCGACGAAGCGGTACGTGAAGCGCCCGCCGACGGGCACGACGTCTTGGGTGATGCCCGCGACGCCGTCTGCGGCGTTCGGCACGTCCATGCCGTGCCAGTGCAGGGTTGCGCCGGCGGCGACTGTCGCGTTCACGAACTCGACCTCGACGAGGTCGCCCTGTCTGGCGCGGATCTCGGGGCCTGGCGAGGTGCCGTTCACGGTGTACCCCTCGACCGGGTGCCCGCCGGGCACGTCGACGGTGCCCTGCCGGGCGACGAGCTCGACGTGCACGTCGGCGGGGCGATCGGCCGGCGCGGCGAGGTCGGTCACGCTGGTCTGGGGTGCGGTCGCGCTCGCGACGGATGCTCCGGGTGCACCTGCATCGCTCGCGGGATCGTGACCGGCATGGCCGGCATGGCCGGCATGCGCCGCAGGCCCGGGTGCCAGGTCCATGACCGAGTACTCGCCGACGAGCGTCGAGCTCCAGGCGATCGCGCCGACGCCGAGCGCGGTCGCGACGGCGACGGCGGCGGCGACGCGGCGGACGAGTTCGCTCCGGCGGGGGCCGGCGTCCGACGGCTCGCCGCCGCTGGGGCGTTCGGTCGCGGGTGCAGCGGATGCATCGGGCTTCGACGCCTGGTGCGAAGGATGCGGTGCAGGGACGTCCCTGGCTGCGTCGGGCTCGAGGTCGGCGACCGAACGGCGCCACGCCCACCCGCCGTCGGGGACGGGTTGCAGCAGCTCAGGCAGCAGCGACATCTGACGACGCTCCTGACCTGACCGCGGCGTCCGCGCTCGCCGCATCCGGTCGCGCCGTGCGCGGGGGGCGCATGCGGAGGGCGGCGATCGACGCGGTGCCGACGACCGCGACCGCATTGGCGCCGTGGATGAGGCCGAGGTACGGGACGTCCGTCAGCGAGAAGCCGAGCGTGACCTGGAGCAGGACGACCGCGAGCACGATCGCCGCCCACAGGCGCGCTCCGCGCGCCCGCACGAGGAACGACACGACCAGCAGTGCAACGGCGATCATCGGGATGGCGACGCCGCCGACGAGGCCGTGGATCCAGAAGCCGAGCTCGCCGCGCCCGGCGGATCCACCGCTCTCGACGAGCGCCTTGTCGACGACGCCGCCCTCCTGGACGCGGTTCAGGACGCCGCCGAACGCGAAGGCGATCGCGGCGGCCTGGACGACGACGCCCCCGGCGACGCTCCAGGCGAGAACGGTGTAGACCCTGCGCATGATGCCTGCTCCTCGGGCGAGACGGATGGGATGCAGGTGCCACGATCCCCGTCCGGCACGGCCGCCGGAACGCGGCGAACCCGCAATCGACCTGCGGGCAGGTGCACGCTCGATGGAGGACAGCCGCTAAGGGGTGGTGCGGATGACCCCCTCCCGCAGGCGGCCGTGCAGGAGGACCATGGAAGCGTGGACCGCAGGTGGATCTGCCTCGCGACGCTCGGCCCCATCGGGGTCGCCGCACTGGGCTACATCGTCGTCGTCCGCGGATTCGTCGCAGCGGACGCGGACCACGGGCTCGCGTGGCCGCTGCTCGGCGCGTTGCCGCTGTTCGTGCTCGGGATGTGGCTGCTCACGGTGTCGTCGTCGCGCACGGCGGTGTTTGTCGCGCTCGCCTCGACCTCTTTGCTCGTGGGTTCGGCGTACGAGACGCTCATGGTCTGGAACCCGTGGATCGCACAGGAGGAGTGGTTCCCCCTGCTCAACGCGGTCGGCCTGACGGCAGACGGGGTTGCGACGGCGGCATTCCTCTCCGTGTTCGCGACCTTCCCCGACGGTGCGCTCGAGCGTCGGTGGCAGCGGATCGCGGTGTGGCTGCTGTGGGTGCCCGCGCTCGCGGGAGTGCTGACCCTGCTGACGACCCCGTTCGTGGTCGTGTCGCCATACGTCGGCTTCAGCGGCGCCGGAATCGCGAACCCGTTCGCGGTGCCGTGGCTCGAATGGGCCGCGCAGCCGGTGGGTCTGCTCGTCGTGCAGGCGTGGCCGGCCGTGGCCATCGGGCTCACCATCCTCGTGTCGCGGGCGCTGTTCGGCTCGGTCGACGTGCGCCGTCGAACCCGGGTCATGGCGTTGACCGTCGCGTCCGCCGTCGTCGCGTTCGTGCTCTGGGCGATCGCGCCGACGCTGCCCGGCCTCGAGCTGCTCGTCTACGGGTCGCTCATCGCGCTGCCCGTCGCGGCGATCCACGGGATTCTCCGCTACGGCGCCTTCGACATCGCACCGGACGACCGGGGGCGCACGGTCGCCCGCTCGTCCACGCTGCTCATCACCGTGTTCTACGCGATCGCGGTGGCGACCCCAGCCCTGCTGCTCTCCGACGTGCTCGACGTCGTGCCGGCGGTGTTGGTCACCGTCGTGGTCGCGGTGGTGCTGCTGCCGGCGCGGGCGTGGGCGGAGCGGGCGATCCGCCGGGTGCTCTACGGCGACCGCGAACGCCAGTTCAGCATGCTCAGCGCGCTCGGGTCGCAGCTCGAGCAGTCGGTCGAGCCCGCCGTGCTGCTCGACCGGCTCGCGGCCGCGGTGCGCGACGGCTTGGACGCCTCGTGGGTGCGGATCCGGCTCATGGACGCCGACGGGCTGCTCGACCAGACCTCGGCGGGGCTGGCCGGCGAGCTGCCGGTCGACGCGGCGCCTGACCCGGCGCCTGAACCGGTCGAGGCATCCGCCCTGGTGCTCGGTGACGAGACGCTGGGACGCATCGAGGTCGGGCCGCGGCGGCGCGGCGAGTACGGCGACGCCGAGCGCGCGGTGCTGCGGACCGTCGCGGGGCAGTCCGCAGCCTGGGTCGCGAACGTGCGCCTCACCGCGCAGCTCGCCGAGCAGCTGGACGAGCTGACGGCCTCGCGCGAACGACTGGTCGCCGCGCAGGACGACGAACGGCGGCGGCTCGAGCGCGACCTGCACGACGGCATCCAGCAGAACGTCGTCGCGCTGATCGCGGGCCTGCGGCTCGCGCGCAACCGCCTCGAGCGCGGCGAGCTGATCTCGGCGGAGCTCGCCGAGCTGCAGGACCAGGCGCGGGAGACGCTGACGGACCTTCGGGAGCTGGCCCGTGGCATCCACCCGCCGGTGCTGAGCGACAACGGGCTCGTGGCCGCCGTCGAGTCGGGCGTCGCGCGCTACCCGATCCCGCTCGAGGTGGCCGCGGATGCGCGCGTGCGCGCCGAGCGCTACCCGGACGAGGTGGAGACGACCGCCTACTACGTGGTGCGCGAGGCGCTCGCGAACACCGCGAAGCACGCGGGCGCGACGCACGCGGCGGTCGAGCTCATGCGGCGCGATGGGCATCTCGTGGTCTCCATTCGCGATGACGGACGGGGGGTCGGCGTCGACCTCGCCGCCGCGCGGGTCGCGCACGGCGGTCTGGCGAACATCCGCGACCGGGTGGCCGCGTTGAAGGGAACGGTAACCGTCGTGCGAGCCGAGCCGACGGGGACGTCGGTGATTGTGGATATCCCGCTGGTGTCGGCGACCGATGGAGGAATGGAGTCGCGCCCGAGTGGATGACCCCGTGTTGCGCGTCGTCATCGCCGAGGACAACTACCTCGTGCGCGAGGGGTTGCGACGCCTGCTCGAGGACTCGGGGGAGGTCGACGTCGTCGCCTCCGTGGGCACCGCGACCGAGCTGCTCGACGCGGTGCGGCGGCTCGTGCCCGACGCGGTGCTGACCGATATCCGGATGCCGCCCGGCCACCACATGGAGGGCATCGAGGCGGCACACGCGATCCGGGCCGGGTCGTCGTCGACCGGGGTCGTCGTGCTGTCCCAGCACGCCGACGAGAGCTACGCGCTGGCGCTGTTCAACGACGGGTCGGCTGGCCTCGGGTATTTGCTCAAGGATCGGATCGGCGATCTCGAAGACCTCGTGCACGCGCTGCGCGAGGTGCGCGCGGGCGGGTCGGTGATCGATCCGGCGATCGTGGACACGCTCGTGCGCCGGCGAAGCGCGTCGGGCGGGGCGAGCCCGCTCGCCGGTCTCTCGCCGCGCGAGCTCGACGTGCTGCGCGAGATGGCCGCGGGCAAGACGAACGCGGGCATCGAGGCGGCGCTGTTCCTCTCGGCGTCGACCGTGGAGAAGCACGTGAACGCGATCTTCACCAAGCTGCGCCTGCCGGAGAGCGGGGTGCACCGGCGAGTGGCCGCGGTGCTGGCGTTCCTGCGGAGCTCGAGCGGATCGCACGGCTCGAGCGGATCCGCATAGAATGTGCACAGGCATGCGAAGCGAATGTGCACAGGCATGCGAAGCCTGCATGCTAACATACCGAAATGCTCAGCGATCGGACGACGGTGACCGAACAGCAACGCCGCGCGCACGCCGCGCTCCTGAACTCGTCGGCGGAGTCGCGTGAGCGAACCCCGAGCGCCGACCGTCCGACGGCGGCCGAGGAGCGGCGCCGCGTGATCGAAGGTCTCCGGCGTCGGTGGGCCCACCTGCAGATGCAGCGGTTGACCGAAGCCGGCTGACCCGAGCCCGCTGAACCAGCGCCCGCCCCCGGGTATGTCGGTGGCCGCCTCTACGCTGCGGGGGTGATCACCGATCGGGACCTCGCCCGCTGGCGGCTGCAGTCGCAGCTGCTCGCCGCGCCGACCGGCGATGCCGAACACGTGGTGCAAAGCCTCCTCGCCGTCCAAGCCGAGAACCCGTCGCAGTCGGCATGGGCGGTGGCGACGCGCACCGCGTCCGCTCACCAGGACGATCTGGCAGCCGCGCTCGCGCGAGGAAGCGTGCTGCGCACGCACGTGCTGCGCTCGACGTGGCACTACGTGCCCGCCGACGACGTGCGATGGCTGCAAGAGGTCACCTCACCACGGGTGCTGCGCGTCTACGAACAGCAGTTGCGGCCGCTCGGTGACCGGGTCACCGCGCTCGCCGACACGGTCGAGGCGGCGTTGGCCGAGGCATCCGGACCCGCCCTGACGCGCCAGGAGCTCGCCGCCGCGCTCGCCGAGCGAGGCGAACCCCTCACCGGGCAGCCGCTCGGTCTGCTGATGGCCTGGCTCGAGGTGCACAACCGGGTCACGAGCGGCGCGCCTCGCGACGGCGAGCACACCTACGTGCTGTTCGACGAACGCGTGCCGGCCCCCCGGCGACTCGACCGTGACGAGGGGCTCGCCGAACTCGCGCTGCGGTACTTCACGTCGCACGGGCCGGCGACCGAGCGGGACCTCATGTACTGGGCGACCCTCATCGTGACCGACGTGCGGCGTGGCATCGCGGCGGCGGGCGACCGGCTCGAGTCGTTCGAGCACGACGGGCGCACCTTCTGGCACGCCGCCGGCGAAGCGCCGGCTTCCGGAGAACGCGGCGCCGCGGCGCCGTCCGCACACCTGCTGCAGGTGCTCGACGAGATGTACCGCGGCTATCAGGATTCGCGCTGGGTGCTCGATGCCGACGGTCTCGTGCCGCGGGGGCGTGAGGCGGCGATCGGCATGGCGCTGGTCGACGGTCAGCTGCTCGCCGGAATGCGGCGCACAGTCACCCCGACGGCGGTCACGTTCATGCTGCATCCGCATCGCACGCTGAGTGCGCGCGAACGCTCGGCGATCCAGGATGCCGCGGCGCGGTACGCCGCCTACCTGGGCCTCGAGCCGAAAGTCCGGATCCCCGTCGACTAGCTGGCACTGCCGTGAATATCTACTTGTGTGTATATACATCGAAGTGTATTCTCAGGGTATGACTCCATACACCCCGTCCTCGCCGACGCGGATCCGACGCGCACCGGCCCGAGTGGCCGTGCTCGGCGGGGCGCTCTTCGCGGTGCTGTTCGTCGTCGCGCACCTCGTCCAA is a genomic window of Agromyces protaetiae containing:
- a CDS encoding SDR family NAD(P)-dependent oxidoreductase, which produces MAKDYRGTTAIITGASAGLGAEFATQLAARGADVVLVARREDRLRELAGRLSGAHGVTATPIELDLAEPGSAAALRAALDERGIRPQTLVNNAGFGMKGAFAEADASRVDEMVAVNVAALVSLTREFLPDLVRDGRGALVNIASTAAYQPCPNMAVYGATKAFVLSLTEALAYETRASGLGVLALSPGATATEFFEVVGSADAAVGRFQTPDAVVRLALRRLDRMRMPLSVVSGVGNAVNATLARFIPRRLAVSVSGRVLR
- a CDS encoding multicopper oxidase family protein codes for the protein MSLLPELLQPVPDGGWAWRRSVADLEPDAARDVPAPHPSHQASKPDASAAPATERPSGGEPSDAGPRRSELVRRVAAAVAVATALGVGAIAWSSTLVGEYSVMDLAPGPAAHAGHAGHAGHDPASDAGAPGASVASATAPQTSVTDLAAPADRPADVHVELVARQGTVDVPGGHPVEGYTVNGTSPGPEIRARQGDLVEVEFVNATVAAGATLHWHGMDVPNAADGVAGITQDVVPVGGRFTYRFVADDAGTYWYHSHQVSHEQVVGGLLGAVVIEPRSPAPGSADAPAGSPEVTALLHVYGGQHTLNGRAGDERVAVAPGERVRVRVVNTDQGTASVWSAAPFTVVATDGHEVTSPTPVTDQRVLIPAGGRADVSVQAPPHGAARLHVGGARSILIGDVDPATEAATDAADAPQPADTLDLLAYGAAAPLDFDPAAPDRSFDYVIARRFGIIDGRPGNFWTVNGRMFPDMPMFHVREGDVVVMHLRNDSGDVHPMHLHGHHVVVLARDGVAATGSPWVVDSLDVHPGERYDIAFVADNPGIWSDHCHTLPHAVDGLVAHVMYDGVTTPFTINGAAGNRPE
- a CDS encoding COX15/CtaA family protein, which encodes MRRVYTVLAWSVAGGVVVQAAAIAFAFGGVLNRVQEGGVVDKALVESGGSAGRGELGFWIHGLVGGVAIPMIAVALLVVSFLVRARGARLWAAIVLAVVLLQVTLGFSLTDVPYLGLIHGANAVAVVGTASIAALRMRPPRTARPDAASADAAVRSGASSDVAAA
- a CDS encoding sensor histidine kinase, with amino-acid sequence MDRRWICLATLGPIGVAALGYIVVVRGFVAADADHGLAWPLLGALPLFVLGMWLLTVSSSRTAVFVALASTSLLVGSAYETLMVWNPWIAQEEWFPLLNAVGLTADGVATAAFLSVFATFPDGALERRWQRIAVWLLWVPALAGVLTLLTTPFVVVSPYVGFSGAGIANPFAVPWLEWAAQPVGLLVVQAWPAVAIGLTILVSRALFGSVDVRRRTRVMALTVASAVVAFVLWAIAPTLPGLELLVYGSLIALPVAAIHGILRYGAFDIAPDDRGRTVARSSTLLITVFYAIAVATPALLLSDVLDVVPAVLVTVVVAVVLLPARAWAERAIRRVLYGDRERQFSMLSALGSQLEQSVEPAVLLDRLAAAVRDGLDASWVRIRLMDADGLLDQTSAGLAGELPVDAAPDPAPEPVEASALVLGDETLGRIEVGPRRRGEYGDAERAVLRTVAGQSAAWVANVRLTAQLAEQLDELTASRERLVAAQDDERRRLERDLHDGIQQNVVALIAGLRLARNRLERGELISAELAELQDQARETLTDLRELARGIHPPVLSDNGLVAAVESGVARYPIPLEVAADARVRAERYPDEVETTAYYVVREALANTAKHAGATHAAVELMRRDGHLVVSIRDDGRGVGVDLAAARVAHGGLANIRDRVAALKGTVTVVRAEPTGTSVIVDIPLVSATDGGMESRPSG
- a CDS encoding response regulator transcription factor; amino-acid sequence: MLRVVIAEDNYLVREGLRRLLEDSGEVDVVASVGTATELLDAVRRLVPDAVLTDIRMPPGHHMEGIEAAHAIRAGSSSTGVVVLSQHADESYALALFNDGSAGLGYLLKDRIGDLEDLVHALREVRAGGSVIDPAIVDTLVRRRSASGGASPLAGLSPRELDVLREMAAGKTNAGIEAALFLSASTVEKHVNAIFTKLRLPESGVHRRVAAVLAFLRSSSGSHGSSGSA
- a CDS encoding winged helix DNA-binding domain-containing protein, which encodes MITDRDLARWRLQSQLLAAPTGDAEHVVQSLLAVQAENPSQSAWAVATRTASAHQDDLAAALARGSVLRTHVLRSTWHYVPADDVRWLQEVTSPRVLRVYEQQLRPLGDRVTALADTVEAALAEASGPALTRQELAAALAERGEPLTGQPLGLLMAWLEVHNRVTSGAPRDGEHTYVLFDERVPAPRRLDRDEGLAELALRYFTSHGPATERDLMYWATLIVTDVRRGIAAAGDRLESFEHDGRTFWHAAGEAPASGERGAAAPSAHLLQVLDEMYRGYQDSRWVLDADGLVPRGREAAIGMALVDGQLLAGMRRTVTPTAVTFMLHPHRTLSARERSAIQDAAARYAAYLGLEPKVRIPVD